In a single window of the Campylobacter iguaniorum genome:
- a CDS encoding cytochrome c3 family protein produces the protein MKKVITIVAITLIATLVLIFGGKKVVEVTGDYPFCGACHAWDGAIAQTNLADTVHGASAKHGVKVTCTDCHLPHDSNIGYLFTKAKNGVAEGFTTIFGDPKKKDWLGNREHARKNYTFDSSCLKCHANILKVSDGNITRKTNQMHEKYVQFKGTKDAMKCTDCHKHVGHKNLGSMLYEQKFHQPNSWDEWEKERNK, from the coding sequence ATGAAAAAAGTTATAACAATTGTTGCAATAACACTCATTGCTACTTTAGTGCTTATCTTTGGTGGTAAAAAAGTAGTAGAAGTCACTGGAGATTATCCATTTTGTGGGGCTTGTCATGCTTGGGATGGAGCTATAGCTCAGACAAACTTAGCCGACACTGTGCATGGAGCTAGTGCAAAACACGGTGTCAAAGTCACATGTACAGACTGCCACTTGCCTCATGATAGCAATATAGGATATCTATTTACCAAGGCTAAAAACGGCGTTGCAGAGGGATTTACTACAATATTTGGCGATCCCAAGAAAAAAGACTGGCTTGGCAATAGAGAACATGCTAGAAAAAACTATACTTTTGATAGTTCATGTCTAAAATGCCACGCAAATATCCTAAAAGTAAGTGATGGAAATATTACTAGAAAGACAAATCAAATGCATGAAAAATACGTGCAATTCAAAGGCACAAAAGACGCTATGAAATGTACTGACTGCCATAAACACGTAGGCCATAAAAACCTTGGTTCAATGCTTTATGAGCAAAAATTTCATCAACCAAACTCATGGGATGAGTGGGAAAAGGAGAGAAACAAATAA